A region from the Lolium perenne isolate Kyuss_39 chromosome 4, Kyuss_2.0, whole genome shotgun sequence genome encodes:
- the LOC127295125 gene encoding uncharacterized protein: MLRKSSSHKTLRDVMLEERTSSTGMASRLLAPDASLSNPSFRNYYGVASAGSVPFLWESAPGTPKKCISSADLPPLTPPPSYYSKTSKSKSSKKLLPSPKPAGLVPKIFRRSHTMPSPSPSNKESVPVQSSRRKRMVDSPRSSFSSTSRVDDEEEEEEEGDGEARSTLCFGMRHSGGGTRRLHGLLASVVGG, from the coding sequence ATGCTCCGGAAGAGCTCGAGCCATAAGACACTCCGAGACGTGATGCTGGAGGAGAGGACGAGCAGCACGGGCATGGCCAGCCGCCTCCTCGCCCCTGACGCCTCCCTCTCCAACCCGTCGTTCCGCAACTACTACGGCGTTGCCTCCGCCGGCTCGGTGCCGTTCCTCTGGGAGTCGGCGCCGGGCACTCCCAAGAAGTGCATCTCGTCGGCGGACCTCCCGCCTCTCACGCCGCCGCCATCCTACTACAGCAAGACCAGCAAGTCCAAGTCATCCAAGAAGCTGCTGCCATCGCCCAAGCCGGCCGGCCTCGTCCCGAAAATCTTCAGGAGGAGCCACACGATGCCGTCTCCCTCGCCGTCCAATAAGGAGAGCGTCCCGGTCCAGAGCAGCCGGAGGAAGCGGATGGTGGATAGTCCTCGGTCGTCGTTCTCGTCGACGTCAAGGgtggacgacgaagaagaagaagaagaagaaggcgacggGGAGGCGAGGTCAACCCTGTGCTTCGGGATGCGGCACTCCGGCGGGGGAACCCGCAGGCTGCATGGGCTGCTTGCCTCCGTTGTCGGAGGCTAG
- the LOC127295127 gene encoding uncharacterized protein: MSSIEPAGRPIHLPRRAEMLPSSRPAGAFTQPQLKQLRAQCLVFVAFRNQLQPRKVHLEVALGGCAPAAQGESEIRAEKVAGETSSRSQASSSAARLPLLPISSLRLSSTPESHHHNSDDPTEHDE; this comes from the exons ATGAGCAGCATTGAGCCAGCCGGCCGGCCCATCCATCTGCCGAGGAGAGCAGAGATGCTTCCGTCTTCTCGCCCGGCTGGGGCGTTCACGCAGCCGCAGCTGAAGCAGCTCAGGGCACAGTGCCTCgtctttgtcgccttcag GAACCAGCTGCAGCCCAGGAAGGTGCACCTCGAGGTTGCGCTCGGTGGATGCGCTCCTGCAGCACAAGGTGAGAGCGAGATTCGAGCGGAGAAAGTTGCCGGCGAGACGAGCTCCCGTTCTCAAGCCTCGTCCTCTGCTGCACGGTTACCCCTGCTGCCCATATCCTCGCTGCGGCTGTCGTCGACGCCGGAGAGTCACCACCACAACAGCGACGACCCTACCGAACATGATGAGTAG
- the LOC127295124 gene encoding DUF724 domain-containing protein 6 isoform X3, with amino-acid sequence MAGRSAPPRRRRNRGWSGPSKSSRRPPQSPSTPPSSEPPLAQKPPLAPGTEVEVRVDDDGFHGSWFEAVVDGFLPARGRGYRPRYSVTYTHLLSDDSGGILVEPFAPTHIRPRPPPPPSNPLRLHDIVEAFHNDGWWSGILFATHPLTAAFPITREVITFQDPRHVRPRRDYVDGHWIPSRAAVSVKPKRAVKLYDVGDKVEVVRDREVYGYSWFPATVAKVIDGLSYIVEYTDLEGHDGGGKAMEYLHCLFIRPDVEHSPRESEFQLRPGAAVEVYCDGAWSPGLVNKAIAEGEYEVRVDGKDQELLLNKVPELLKPQYKWDGKHWRIVSPKRQGNRRQSVSGKRPCSAVKVASGDDEHSNHAQSSATKRSRKELSPKNLQELTEGPEHALESDMDTTVSALRKLLASSYSPKSCSPSSGKNNFQVLSKRIVSSCAAPIKGLGLLDASPEHPTLQNESRAHGLRKQKMDSSCVDNAVEEPLDSPLFVQPLQVENCTVKHKGGEVHPIRALQGNSNTFHNIQLKGNDNSSGRNIVCALTASTCGTPSPLDKHMRASDAVSRGTDNASTTKVFASKKSAEKKRGIKKVPGRQKECSVERQVEKRGPHTCQQLNGNLEEEVNVNEVTNQELFPLVPPGFKAICNGQGFLDGGKVDKRPIQLQIQNAGSSQSTMDNTILRSCSVVGTSLHPTFPSCHISGELAPFVKTSPIWGQIEPLEVFQKVPQEPHFLPLQQFVPELREGMAIGLMVTYASLVESVKKSCIKDDIDLFQRKMSALAHLAENGFDVTSLQHSLSKLVQIKLEHTQHLGDLGKLKELLPGKESAVSQKCALLDEKEGTIFELEQRLEYLRGEAEQIARETRDEDAELCRLKVDVNMAQEVCGGDEMQFRSTLAELRSRLQLSD; translated from the exons ATGGCCGGCCGCTCGgcgccgccgcgtcgccgccgcaACCGAGGCTGGAGCGGCCCCTCCAAGTCCTCCCGTAGGCCGCCACAGTCCCCCTCCACGCCCCCTTCCTCCGAGCCGCCCCTCGCCCAGAAGCCGCCCCTCGCCCCCGGCACCGAGGTCGAGGTCCGCGTCGACGACGACGGCTTCCACGGCTCCTGGTTCGAGGCCGTCGTCGACGGCTTCCTCCCCGCGCGCGGCCGCGGATACCGCCCCCGCTACTCCGTCACCTACACCCACCTCCTCTCCGACGACTCCGGGGGCATCCTCGTCGAGCCCTTCGCCCCCACCCACATCCGCCCCCGccccccgccgccgccctccAACCCTCTCCGCCTCCACGACATCGTTGAGGCCTTCCACAACGACGGATGGTGGTCCGGAATCCTCTTCGCCACCCACCCCCTAACCGCCGCCTTCCCCATCACCCGCGAGGTCATCACCTTCCAAGATCCCCGCCACGTCCGCCCCCGCCGCGACTACGTCGACGGCCACTGGATCCCCTCGCGGGCCGCGGTCTCCGTCAAGCCCAAGCGGGCCGTTAAGCTTTACGACGTCGGGGACAAGGTCGAGGTCGTCAGGGACAGGGAGGTGTACGGCTATTCCTGGTTCCCAGCCACCGTCGCCAAGGTCATCGATGGCCTCAGCTACATCGTCGAGTACACCGATCTCGAGGGACACGACGGTGGGGGAAAGGCCATGGAGTACCTGCATTGCCTATTCATCAGACCAGATGTGGAGCACTCTCCGCGGGAGAGCGAGTTCCAGCTCCGCCCTGGTGCCGCTGTCGAGGTATACTGTGACGGGGCCTGGTCACCGGGCCTCGTCAACAAGGCAATTGCTGAGGGGGAGTATGAGGTTCGCGTCGATGGAAAGGACCAAGAGCTGCTGCTCAACAAGGTGCCAGAGTTGCTCAAGCCGCAATACAAGTGGGATGGAAAGCATTGGAGGATTGTAAGTCCCAAG agacaaggtaacaGGCGTCAGTCTGTATCAGGAAAGCGTCCATGCTCAGCTGTTAAGGTGGCATCCGGTGATGATGAACATAGCAATCATGCTCAATCTTCAGCCACAAAAAGGTCAAGGAAAGAACTGTCGCCAAAAAACCTTCAAGAGTTAACTGAAGGTCCTGAACATGCATTGGAGTCTGACATGGACACTACTGTATCTGCATTACGCAAGTTACTAGCAAGCAGTTATTCTCCCAAATCATGCTCTCCGAGCTCTGGAAAAAATAACTTTCAAGTTCTTTCAAAAAGGATAGTGAGTTCTTGTGCAGCACCGATAAAGGGGCTTGGGCTTCTTGATGCTTCCCCAGAACATCCAACCCTGCAGAATGAATCAAGAGCACATG GATTAAGAAAACAGAAAATGGATTCATCTTGTGTAGATAATGCTGTTGAGGAACCACTGGACAGCCCACTCTTTGTCCAGCCACTCCAGGTAGAGAATTGTACTGTCAAGCATAAAGGTGGGGAAGTGCATCCTATTCGAGCACTTCAGGGAAACAGCAACACATTTCATAAT ATTCAGTTGAAGGGTAATGACAATAGCTCTGGTAGGAACATTGTTTGTGCTTTGACTGCTTCTACGTGCGGCACACCTTCACCGCTGGATAAACATATGAGGGCGTCTGATGCA GTGTCAAGAGGAACTGATAATGCCTCAACCACAAAGGTTTTTGCCTCTAAGAAAT CAGCTGAAAAGAAGAGAGGTATAAAGAAAGTGCCAGGGAGACAGAAAGAATGCTCCGTGGAG AGACAAGTGGAGAAGAGAGGACCTCATACTTGCCAGCAGCTCAATGGAAATTTGGAGGAAGAAGTGAACGTGAATGAAGTAACAAATCAAGAACTGTTTCCTTTAGTACCTCCAGGCTTCAAAGCAATCTGTAATGGACAAG GTTTTCTTGATGGGGGAAAAGTGGACAAGAGACCAATTCAACTACAGATCCAGAATGCTGGGAGTTCACAGAGCACCATGGACAACACAATACTAAGGAGCTGCTCAGTTGTCGGGACTTCTCTGCACCCAACATTTCCTTCATGTCACATCTCTGGTGAGCTTGCTCCATTTGTAAAGACCTCGCCCATATGGGGTCAAATTGAACCACTGGAAGTGTTTCAGAAGGTACCACAGGAACCCCATTTCCTCCCACTTCAGCAATTTGTGCCAGAACTGCGTGAAGGAATGGCTATAGGTCTAATGGTGACTTATGCCAGCTTAGTTGAAAGTGTGAAGAAATCATGCATAAAAGACGACATTGATTTGTTTCAAAGGAAGATGAGTGCACTTGCCCATTTAGCGGAAAATGGATTTGATGTTACGTCTTTGCAGCATAGCCTGAGCAAACTGGTCCAGATCAAATTggagcacactcaacatcttggagACCTGGGCAAGTTGAAAGAATTGCTTCCGGGGAAGGAGTCTGCCGTGTCCCAGAAGTGCGCACTACTTGATGAAAAGGAAGGAACAATATTTGAGCTTGAGCAGAGACTTGAGTACCTTCGTGGGGAAGCAGAGCAGATTGCAAGGGAGACAAGAGATGAAGATGCAGAACTGTGTAGGCTGAAAGTGGATGTTAACATGGCTCAGGAAGTATGTGGTGGCGATGAAATGCAGTTTCGCAGCACCCTAGCTGAGCTCCGTTCAAGGCTGCAGCTCTCCGACTGA
- the LOC127295124 gene encoding DUF724 domain-containing protein 6 isoform X2: MAGRSAPPRRRRNRGWSGPSKSSRRPPQSPSTPPSSEPPLAQKPPLAPGTEVEVRVDDDGFHGSWFEAVVDGFLPARGRGYRPRYSVTYTHLLSDDSGGILVEPFAPTHIRPRPPPPPSNPLRLHDIVEAFHNDGWWSGILFATHPLTAAFPITREVITFQDPRHVRPRRDYVDGHWIPSRAAVSVKPKRAVKLYDVGDKVEVVRDREVYGYSWFPATVAKVIDGLSYIVEYTDLEGHDGGGKAMEYLHCLFIRPDVEHSPRESEFQLRPGAAVEVYCDGAWSPGLVNKAIAEGEYEVRVDGKDQELLLNKVPELLKPQYKWDGKHWRIVSPKRQGNRRQSVSGKRPCSAVKVASGDDEHSNHAQSSATKRSRKELSPKNLQELTEGPEHALESDMDTTVSALRKLLASSYSPKSCSPSSGKNNFQVLSKRIVSSCAAPIKGLGLLDASPEHPTLQNESRAHGIVEVVIQEIPLDMMHSDGQFSTPDGGTSADETHTMVLSAGLRKQKMDSSCVDNAVEEPLDSPLFVQPLQVENCTVKHKGGEVHPIRALQGNSNTFHNIQLKGNDNSSGRNIVCALTASTCGTPSPLDKHMRASDAVSRGTDNASTTKVFASKKSEKKRGIKKVPGRQKECSVERQVEKRGPHTCQQLNGNLEEEVNVNEVTNQELFPLVPPGFKAICNGQGFLDGGKVDKRPIQLQIQNAGSSQSTMDNTILRSCSVVGTSLHPTFPSCHISGELAPFVKTSPIWGQIEPLEVFQKVPQEPHFLPLQQFVPELREGMAIGLMVTYASLVESVKKSCIKDDIDLFQRKMSALAHLAENGFDVTSLQHSLSKLVQIKLEHTQHLGDLGKLKELLPGKESAVSQKCALLDEKEGTIFELEQRLEYLRGEAEQIARETRDEDAELCRLKVDVNMAQEVCGGDEMQFRSTLAELRSRLQLSD, translated from the exons ATGGCCGGCCGCTCGgcgccgccgcgtcgccgccgcaACCGAGGCTGGAGCGGCCCCTCCAAGTCCTCCCGTAGGCCGCCACAGTCCCCCTCCACGCCCCCTTCCTCCGAGCCGCCCCTCGCCCAGAAGCCGCCCCTCGCCCCCGGCACCGAGGTCGAGGTCCGCGTCGACGACGACGGCTTCCACGGCTCCTGGTTCGAGGCCGTCGTCGACGGCTTCCTCCCCGCGCGCGGCCGCGGATACCGCCCCCGCTACTCCGTCACCTACACCCACCTCCTCTCCGACGACTCCGGGGGCATCCTCGTCGAGCCCTTCGCCCCCACCCACATCCGCCCCCGccccccgccgccgccctccAACCCTCTCCGCCTCCACGACATCGTTGAGGCCTTCCACAACGACGGATGGTGGTCCGGAATCCTCTTCGCCACCCACCCCCTAACCGCCGCCTTCCCCATCACCCGCGAGGTCATCACCTTCCAAGATCCCCGCCACGTCCGCCCCCGCCGCGACTACGTCGACGGCCACTGGATCCCCTCGCGGGCCGCGGTCTCCGTCAAGCCCAAGCGGGCCGTTAAGCTTTACGACGTCGGGGACAAGGTCGAGGTCGTCAGGGACAGGGAGGTGTACGGCTATTCCTGGTTCCCAGCCACCGTCGCCAAGGTCATCGATGGCCTCAGCTACATCGTCGAGTACACCGATCTCGAGGGACACGACGGTGGGGGAAAGGCCATGGAGTACCTGCATTGCCTATTCATCAGACCAGATGTGGAGCACTCTCCGCGGGAGAGCGAGTTCCAGCTCCGCCCTGGTGCCGCTGTCGAGGTATACTGTGACGGGGCCTGGTCACCGGGCCTCGTCAACAAGGCAATTGCTGAGGGGGAGTATGAGGTTCGCGTCGATGGAAAGGACCAAGAGCTGCTGCTCAACAAGGTGCCAGAGTTGCTCAAGCCGCAATACAAGTGGGATGGAAAGCATTGGAGGATTGTAAGTCCCAAG agacaaggtaacaGGCGTCAGTCTGTATCAGGAAAGCGTCCATGCTCAGCTGTTAAGGTGGCATCCGGTGATGATGAACATAGCAATCATGCTCAATCTTCAGCCACAAAAAGGTCAAGGAAAGAACTGTCGCCAAAAAACCTTCAAGAGTTAACTGAAGGTCCTGAACATGCATTGGAGTCTGACATGGACACTACTGTATCTGCATTACGCAAGTTACTAGCAAGCAGTTATTCTCCCAAATCATGCTCTCCGAGCTCTGGAAAAAATAACTTTCAAGTTCTTTCAAAAAGGATAGTGAGTTCTTGTGCAGCACCGATAAAGGGGCTTGGGCTTCTTGATGCTTCCCCAGAACATCCAACCCTGCAGAATGAATCAAGAGCACATGGTATTGTGGAAGTTGTTATTCAAGAAATCCCGCTTGACATGATGCATTCAGATGGTCAGTTTAGTACACCTGACGGTGGAACAAGTGCTGATGAAACCCACACTATGGTTTTGAGTGCAGGATTAAGAAAACAGAAAATGGATTCATCTTGTGTAGATAATGCTGTTGAGGAACCACTGGACAGCCCACTCTTTGTCCAGCCACTCCAGGTAGAGAATTGTACTGTCAAGCATAAAGGTGGGGAAGTGCATCCTATTCGAGCACTTCAGGGAAACAGCAACACATTTCATAAT ATTCAGTTGAAGGGTAATGACAATAGCTCTGGTAGGAACATTGTTTGTGCTTTGACTGCTTCTACGTGCGGCACACCTTCACCGCTGGATAAACATATGAGGGCGTCTGATGCA GTGTCAAGAGGAACTGATAATGCCTCAACCACAAAGGTTTTTGCCTCTAAGAAAT CTGAAAAGAAGAGAGGTATAAAGAAAGTGCCAGGGAGACAGAAAGAATGCTCCGTGGAG AGACAAGTGGAGAAGAGAGGACCTCATACTTGCCAGCAGCTCAATGGAAATTTGGAGGAAGAAGTGAACGTGAATGAAGTAACAAATCAAGAACTGTTTCCTTTAGTACCTCCAGGCTTCAAAGCAATCTGTAATGGACAAG GTTTTCTTGATGGGGGAAAAGTGGACAAGAGACCAATTCAACTACAGATCCAGAATGCTGGGAGTTCACAGAGCACCATGGACAACACAATACTAAGGAGCTGCTCAGTTGTCGGGACTTCTCTGCACCCAACATTTCCTTCATGTCACATCTCTGGTGAGCTTGCTCCATTTGTAAAGACCTCGCCCATATGGGGTCAAATTGAACCACTGGAAGTGTTTCAGAAGGTACCACAGGAACCCCATTTCCTCCCACTTCAGCAATTTGTGCCAGAACTGCGTGAAGGAATGGCTATAGGTCTAATGGTGACTTATGCCAGCTTAGTTGAAAGTGTGAAGAAATCATGCATAAAAGACGACATTGATTTGTTTCAAAGGAAGATGAGTGCACTTGCCCATTTAGCGGAAAATGGATTTGATGTTACGTCTTTGCAGCATAGCCTGAGCAAACTGGTCCAGATCAAATTggagcacactcaacatcttggagACCTGGGCAAGTTGAAAGAATTGCTTCCGGGGAAGGAGTCTGCCGTGTCCCAGAAGTGCGCACTACTTGATGAAAAGGAAGGAACAATATTTGAGCTTGAGCAGAGACTTGAGTACCTTCGTGGGGAAGCAGAGCAGATTGCAAGGGAGACAAGAGATGAAGATGCAGAACTGTGTAGGCTGAAAGTGGATGTTAACATGGCTCAGGAAGTATGTGGTGGCGATGAAATGCAGTTTCGCAGCACCCTAGCTGAGCTCCGTTCAAGGCTGCAGCTCTCCGACTGA
- the LOC127295124 gene encoding DUF724 domain-containing protein 6 isoform X1 → MAGRSAPPRRRRNRGWSGPSKSSRRPPQSPSTPPSSEPPLAQKPPLAPGTEVEVRVDDDGFHGSWFEAVVDGFLPARGRGYRPRYSVTYTHLLSDDSGGILVEPFAPTHIRPRPPPPPSNPLRLHDIVEAFHNDGWWSGILFATHPLTAAFPITREVITFQDPRHVRPRRDYVDGHWIPSRAAVSVKPKRAVKLYDVGDKVEVVRDREVYGYSWFPATVAKVIDGLSYIVEYTDLEGHDGGGKAMEYLHCLFIRPDVEHSPRESEFQLRPGAAVEVYCDGAWSPGLVNKAIAEGEYEVRVDGKDQELLLNKVPELLKPQYKWDGKHWRIVSPKRQGNRRQSVSGKRPCSAVKVASGDDEHSNHAQSSATKRSRKELSPKNLQELTEGPEHALESDMDTTVSALRKLLASSYSPKSCSPSSGKNNFQVLSKRIVSSCAAPIKGLGLLDASPEHPTLQNESRAHGIVEVVIQEIPLDMMHSDGQFSTPDGGTSADETHTMVLSAGLRKQKMDSSCVDNAVEEPLDSPLFVQPLQVENCTVKHKGGEVHPIRALQGNSNTFHNIQLKGNDNSSGRNIVCALTASTCGTPSPLDKHMRASDAVSRGTDNASTTKVFASKKSAEKKRGIKKVPGRQKECSVERQVEKRGPHTCQQLNGNLEEEVNVNEVTNQELFPLVPPGFKAICNGQGFLDGGKVDKRPIQLQIQNAGSSQSTMDNTILRSCSVVGTSLHPTFPSCHISGELAPFVKTSPIWGQIEPLEVFQKVPQEPHFLPLQQFVPELREGMAIGLMVTYASLVESVKKSCIKDDIDLFQRKMSALAHLAENGFDVTSLQHSLSKLVQIKLEHTQHLGDLGKLKELLPGKESAVSQKCALLDEKEGTIFELEQRLEYLRGEAEQIARETRDEDAELCRLKVDVNMAQEVCGGDEMQFRSTLAELRSRLQLSD, encoded by the exons ATGGCCGGCCGCTCGgcgccgccgcgtcgccgccgcaACCGAGGCTGGAGCGGCCCCTCCAAGTCCTCCCGTAGGCCGCCACAGTCCCCCTCCACGCCCCCTTCCTCCGAGCCGCCCCTCGCCCAGAAGCCGCCCCTCGCCCCCGGCACCGAGGTCGAGGTCCGCGTCGACGACGACGGCTTCCACGGCTCCTGGTTCGAGGCCGTCGTCGACGGCTTCCTCCCCGCGCGCGGCCGCGGATACCGCCCCCGCTACTCCGTCACCTACACCCACCTCCTCTCCGACGACTCCGGGGGCATCCTCGTCGAGCCCTTCGCCCCCACCCACATCCGCCCCCGccccccgccgccgccctccAACCCTCTCCGCCTCCACGACATCGTTGAGGCCTTCCACAACGACGGATGGTGGTCCGGAATCCTCTTCGCCACCCACCCCCTAACCGCCGCCTTCCCCATCACCCGCGAGGTCATCACCTTCCAAGATCCCCGCCACGTCCGCCCCCGCCGCGACTACGTCGACGGCCACTGGATCCCCTCGCGGGCCGCGGTCTCCGTCAAGCCCAAGCGGGCCGTTAAGCTTTACGACGTCGGGGACAAGGTCGAGGTCGTCAGGGACAGGGAGGTGTACGGCTATTCCTGGTTCCCAGCCACCGTCGCCAAGGTCATCGATGGCCTCAGCTACATCGTCGAGTACACCGATCTCGAGGGACACGACGGTGGGGGAAAGGCCATGGAGTACCTGCATTGCCTATTCATCAGACCAGATGTGGAGCACTCTCCGCGGGAGAGCGAGTTCCAGCTCCGCCCTGGTGCCGCTGTCGAGGTATACTGTGACGGGGCCTGGTCACCGGGCCTCGTCAACAAGGCAATTGCTGAGGGGGAGTATGAGGTTCGCGTCGATGGAAAGGACCAAGAGCTGCTGCTCAACAAGGTGCCAGAGTTGCTCAAGCCGCAATACAAGTGGGATGGAAAGCATTGGAGGATTGTAAGTCCCAAG agacaaggtaacaGGCGTCAGTCTGTATCAGGAAAGCGTCCATGCTCAGCTGTTAAGGTGGCATCCGGTGATGATGAACATAGCAATCATGCTCAATCTTCAGCCACAAAAAGGTCAAGGAAAGAACTGTCGCCAAAAAACCTTCAAGAGTTAACTGAAGGTCCTGAACATGCATTGGAGTCTGACATGGACACTACTGTATCTGCATTACGCAAGTTACTAGCAAGCAGTTATTCTCCCAAATCATGCTCTCCGAGCTCTGGAAAAAATAACTTTCAAGTTCTTTCAAAAAGGATAGTGAGTTCTTGTGCAGCACCGATAAAGGGGCTTGGGCTTCTTGATGCTTCCCCAGAACATCCAACCCTGCAGAATGAATCAAGAGCACATGGTATTGTGGAAGTTGTTATTCAAGAAATCCCGCTTGACATGATGCATTCAGATGGTCAGTTTAGTACACCTGACGGTGGAACAAGTGCTGATGAAACCCACACTATGGTTTTGAGTGCAGGATTAAGAAAACAGAAAATGGATTCATCTTGTGTAGATAATGCTGTTGAGGAACCACTGGACAGCCCACTCTTTGTCCAGCCACTCCAGGTAGAGAATTGTACTGTCAAGCATAAAGGTGGGGAAGTGCATCCTATTCGAGCACTTCAGGGAAACAGCAACACATTTCATAAT ATTCAGTTGAAGGGTAATGACAATAGCTCTGGTAGGAACATTGTTTGTGCTTTGACTGCTTCTACGTGCGGCACACCTTCACCGCTGGATAAACATATGAGGGCGTCTGATGCA GTGTCAAGAGGAACTGATAATGCCTCAACCACAAAGGTTTTTGCCTCTAAGAAAT CAGCTGAAAAGAAGAGAGGTATAAAGAAAGTGCCAGGGAGACAGAAAGAATGCTCCGTGGAG AGACAAGTGGAGAAGAGAGGACCTCATACTTGCCAGCAGCTCAATGGAAATTTGGAGGAAGAAGTGAACGTGAATGAAGTAACAAATCAAGAACTGTTTCCTTTAGTACCTCCAGGCTTCAAAGCAATCTGTAATGGACAAG GTTTTCTTGATGGGGGAAAAGTGGACAAGAGACCAATTCAACTACAGATCCAGAATGCTGGGAGTTCACAGAGCACCATGGACAACACAATACTAAGGAGCTGCTCAGTTGTCGGGACTTCTCTGCACCCAACATTTCCTTCATGTCACATCTCTGGTGAGCTTGCTCCATTTGTAAAGACCTCGCCCATATGGGGTCAAATTGAACCACTGGAAGTGTTTCAGAAGGTACCACAGGAACCCCATTTCCTCCCACTTCAGCAATTTGTGCCAGAACTGCGTGAAGGAATGGCTATAGGTCTAATGGTGACTTATGCCAGCTTAGTTGAAAGTGTGAAGAAATCATGCATAAAAGACGACATTGATTTGTTTCAAAGGAAGATGAGTGCACTTGCCCATTTAGCGGAAAATGGATTTGATGTTACGTCTTTGCAGCATAGCCTGAGCAAACTGGTCCAGATCAAATTggagcacactcaacatcttggagACCTGGGCAAGTTGAAAGAATTGCTTCCGGGGAAGGAGTCTGCCGTGTCCCAGAAGTGCGCACTACTTGATGAAAAGGAAGGAACAATATTTGAGCTTGAGCAGAGACTTGAGTACCTTCGTGGGGAAGCAGAGCAGATTGCAAGGGAGACAAGAGATGAAGATGCAGAACTGTGTAGGCTGAAAGTGGATGTTAACATGGCTCAGGAAGTATGTGGTGGCGATGAAATGCAGTTTCGCAGCACCCTAGCTGAGCTCCGTTCAAGGCTGCAGCTCTCCGACTGA